From Paenibacillus sp. FSL H8-0537:
GCGAAATACGGAGCAACCCCATGAATTGCCCTTCCACCTCCTGAAGAGATGTTGGCCTGCCGCCGATTTCAATAACTCGGCTGTCGCTTCCCAGTCTGAACGTTTCGGCATCGCTTAACGGATTAAGGAATCGGTCTTCCCACAAGGGAAGCCAGTTAATATTGTAAGGAATGACAATATCGTCATCTTCATCTGCGCGCAGCATAAGCTCAATAACATCAGACGTATAGACGATATCGGTATAGCTAACGATGCAAGGCTCTCGCTCCAGCCAATCGGAAGCACAGCACAGACTGGTAAGCATATTCGTTTGTTCCCATTCCCTATTCTCGAAGTATGTTGCTCCAGCCACTTGTATCCTACCAGCCATATATCCGCGGACGATCGCGATATCGCGGATGGAAGCCTCGCGAAGCGCTTCAAGCTGTCGATCAATTAATCGTTTGCCTAGCAGCATAGTGCGGCATTTCGGCTCATGCAGGGTATGGGAGCCTAACCTGCTTCCACGTCCTGCCGCCAATAGAATAGCTTTCATCTCATGCAACCCGCTTCCTATATCGCTTGGACTGTCCAAGCTCTTGTCTTGTAAGGCACCTCAATTTCATCAATCTGGCTTAAGCATAGGCTGATCTCGTCCATAATCTTCTCGAACAGAATCTGCCCCGCTTGCACTTGAATATCATTTACCGAACGCCAAGCGTTCAAATAACGTTCCTTTGTCATAACAACGGTATGCGGAGCCTCCATAAATATTAAGCGTCCGAAATGCCCCGTAGATAAAAGCGCCTCCTCGACGCCGCTCATGTGGCTCTGCGAGCCTGATGAAACACGTTTTAAATCAGGGACATAGTGTCTTACTATGCTTTCAATCTGCTGCTGCAGTTCATTTCGCTCAATATCCCGCGGATTCCATAAAGCAGTAAAATGCCCCCCTTCTTTCAGGATACGATGAAACTCGCTTAACGCTTGCTTTTGATCTGTCCAATGAAAGGAAGATGCCATAAACACCCAGTTTACCGAATCATTCGCCAAGCCCGTTTCCTCCGCAAAACCTTTTTGCCAAGCAAACTGCTTATTGCAAGTATCCAGACGAATACCTTCTTCCCGCATTGCATCGTTAGGCTCGACAGCTACCCCCCTCATCCCGAGCTTGGCCAGTATTTCGGTTAGCTTCCCCGTTCCCGCACCTACGTCTGCAGTCACAAAACCCTCGCTAGCTGCTCCCGTATGCGACATCAGCGCATGTAGAATATCTTCCGAATAACCTGGTCTGTTGACATATTGTTTGGCCAGCAAAGTAAAATCACCGTGCATCATCTTATTCATATTCATTCTCCTCCAAATAAATGTTTTATCATGCTCATATCGCTTGGTTCAAACGGCATTTCCCGTTCTGGATGCCACATAATTCCTTTGATGCTGGCATGCTTGTGCATGACCGCCTCAATGATCCCGTCGGCAGCCCTTGCGGTTACAACGAGCTTCTCCACAGTCTTTCGAGATCCGTAGCAGTGATAGCTGTTCTTGCTCAAGCTGCCTTCATTTGTGTGCACAGCATGATGCACCGCAACATGGCCCTCGATCCTCTCCAGTTCGATGCCCCAAAAATCCTGAAGCATTTGCATACCTCTACATACGCCCAGCAAGGGTTTGCCGCTGTCACATGCATATTGAATGAGAAATCGCTCTACCTCATCCCTCTCCGGTGAACTCCCGCCATACGTTAGCAGATCGTTGCCTCCCGTCATAATCACGCCTCGGATCGGCAGACTTCGTATCATCTCCTGCACCGTTGGCAAATGATTGGGCAACAGAATCGGCATATAGCCGCAGTTGGCTAAAAGGTTGATCCAGCTTTGGTCAATAGCGTCTCTTCGCTCACCGCGGCTCGCTACCTCTTCGACACGCATCGTAATGCCAATCATAATCATTGAATGATCCTCATGTTTTTCCCCGCGCAATCGATGGCAAGCACCTTGGCATTGCCGTAGTGGTTATACAAATTTTCTCCTACTCCGATTACGGCGGGAATCGAAAGCTCTCCAGCACGAATCGCCATATGTGAATTGACGCCTCCGTACATGGTTACTAGGCCAGCAATTCCTTTGGAAAAAATCCAGTCATAACCGGGATCGGCACTCGGAAGAAATAAAATGCTTCCCCGCAAGCTTTCATGATCCTCATTTGAGAATGCAATCTTGCTGGTGACCTGATTCATTGTAATAAAATTCGGCTCAAGCTCCGGTTGACTGAATAACCATACATTAGAGGGCTCGGTGATCAATGGCGGCAGCTCCAACTGCAAGGTTGCCTCATATCTTTGTCTGCCAGCCCTAACACTATCCAGCAGCAAGCCCTGTATATCGCAATCTGACTCATAAGCCCGCTTGATTACCTCGATATTGGCAAAGGAAGCCTCCTCCTTCGAAATGCCGTATTCCTCCGCCAATTGGCCGAATAGCCGAATCGCCTCGCTCAAGCTTTTTGTAAATACAAACTTGGAATATTCCCTTCCCTCAATCGCAGTCTTAAAAAAGTCGAATAGTCCAAGCACATTTCCATCTAAGAGACCGTGCTCTATCAGCAAAGCTTGAATTCGTTTATATTGAGCAAGCGAAAGAGTGAAGGAAGGCTTCTCTATGACACGATCACGGTCAAGCTCACGCGACGAGGAAAATTCAAAATACTGCTCCGGTGCTTCATCATAACGAAGTGAACAGATCTCGTAGGTTCCAGGTCGTAAATGACCATATTTAGCTAGAAAATCGTCCATAGCTAGCTGAGCGTAATCAATACTAATTTGAGTACTGACTGTCTCTAGACTGCTCATATAACGATGGTAGTCGCTTTCCGATAATATCCCGATGGAGACGAGGGATCGAAGCATTTGTACGGCTACGAAGCCCCCTCTTGCCAGCCCGGCGAATGGCAGCGTACCATAGCGCTTGCAATCCTCTAGCAGCCAATAAATTTTCGACACCTTGTCGATTGAACTGGCGAGAAGCTCCGAACGCCTTGCTTCCAGCTCGTTGATTTTACTCAGATCATTTTGCAATAAACCATTTTCAGTACATACGATATGGTTCGTAAGATCCTTCAGACAAAGACTAAGCTGCTTCAATTCCGGCTTAGTGAATCCGTGCTCATAAAGAATTTCTAGTCTCGTGTCCAGATCGAAGGTAAAACAAGAAAATATGATCTCAAACTCGACCTTGTCATGATTTTGCGGGTTATCAATTAAGCTTTGCATATAATAATTCAAGAGCTTCTCGCTTAATTCGGCATCTAGCTCCTTTGGCAAAAAGGAGTTGAAGCTGACTCTTACATCGATATATGGAAAACCACCAAGATCAATGAGTAAAGGAAAGCTCCTGACATTCTTATAGCCATATTGACTCCGCTGATAGGCCCAGATGCTGTCAGTCACTAATTCTTTGTACAGCGATAGCGCGAGCGGCCGGGGACGAATGCCGATTATTTCGGCTGGATTCCAGTCCGGCATGACACCATAGACCGTTTTGTGTCCATAAAGGTAGGGCTGCCTCGCTTGACCTTGTCCTACTTTGTCATAGATCCGTTTTAGTATCGCAAATTGTTGATCAAGGCTTGCTAATTCGCAGGTTAATAACAAAGGCCGAACCTGAAAGAGATACAGCTTGCCTGCCTTGTCCACTGCAAACTCAATATCGAGCCTAGGTGTCCCGAATATTTGCTCTAGTTCATCCATCAAATCTATAACTTGACCCAGTGTCCTCCCCGCAGGCAGCGGCGACCCTCTGAAATAATGATAGGTTTTGAGATGATTGGTCGTACCCGAGGTGACAGCATCGGTCGCACCGCTCACGTCATCATAGTTGATCACGATATAATTGCCGCCATTATTAGGATTTACTCCAAAAGCAACCCCGCTGATTGCGACATCTGGAAGCATCGGTTGTATGAATACATGATGGACCGGATCTTCATCTTGATAGGATGCCAGCACCCTGTTAACTGCCTGTATGACTTCGCTCTCTCCATTTACGTTAAGAACCGAATCATAGCATCCTGCATAGGAAGCGGTAGTCCCATCCTCCCAGGCCGCACTGCTTCGTACAATTAGTGGCGCCCCCGACCATGAAAGCTGCTTCAGACTTTCTAAAACCTCAGATTGCTGATAACGCCACTCATATGCAGTAAATTGAAGCTGGGGTAGAACGATTGCACACTTGACTAGTCTCTCAAGCCTCTCCAACGTTTCTGATTTTGTACCAAATAGGATCAATCCACTCTCACCCAGCTCCCCTAGCGCACGGCATTTTCCACTTGACGCTCAGACAATAATTGGACTTGATATTCCAATCTGTCGGTGTCGCCAAGCTCATGCTCTTCTGCGAGTAATTTCATGCATAGACGATGCACCATCGTACGAATAATGGCAGGGTTCTCTAAGAACTCTCCATATTGCTTCTCGAACTTAAACGGGAATGCCAAGAGCTCCCTCAGATTATCGTAGTTGTAATAGTCGTGTCCGGAATATCCCCATGCCTGGTATTTAATCCGAAGCATGCTCTCAAGCCTGAATTTGTCGAATGAAGACAATAGCTCATCATAAGATTTCGAGATGGTACGAGTATTAAATCCGGAAACAACCTCCGATGATAAGGAGTTCCACCATTTCATGCCGCCAAACGTGCTGTGAAGCAAGCTTTCGTTCCATTCAATGCCCAGATGCTTGCATATCAGCTCAAGAGTAGCCTCCGGCTTTACATGCAAATCCTCTAGCTTCACCAAATACGTCCGATCTGCCCAGCGTGCTGCTACAGGGATGCCGTGGAACAGCGCTTGCAGCTGAAAGCATAGGTTGTAGATACTCGCTTTGCCGGCATGCAATTGGTAGTTCAACGCAGATGCAAACGCTATAACGGGATTGCGAATCATATGAAATAATTTAGCATAGGGAAAAAGCTCAATAAGCTGCTCCGTCTCCGCGACACTCGTTGCGAAGTGAATGCCCCCTTCAATAATGACCGGAAGCTCCGAGGTGAAGTCATAGGCTCTTCCCAGCGCGCAGGATGCCGCAAGCTGTACGGCTTGGTAGAAAAAGGTTCTATCCATCAGATCAGACGTCTCCGTGATTTCCAAAAATTCCTTCTTAAATCGAATTCGTTCAATCGTGAAAATCTGATCTCTGCCTTCCCCTAAGGCGCACATCCCGTTCTGCTTCGGTTCTTCAAGAATGCAGCCCTCGTTGAATTCGTCAGGGAACGTCTGGAATATCGCCTCAACGATTTCCTCCTTGTCCATGCTCCCTTCACTCGGTTTGATCGTTGATTGCCACAGCTTAAAAATTTCCATACCGTTCAACATCGTTAAAATAATATTCGGATGACCGTCCAATAGACTTTTCATCAAATGCGTGCCGCTTCTGCCATAGCAATAAATACTGACCACTTTGTTTAATGAAGCCGCATAGTCTCTCTTCGTGAATGCAGCGCGCTCCATGAGGATGTGAATACGCGTAAGATCTTCCTCAATCCTCAGCCTAGTTTCACTAGAGACTGTAGAACGTTTCGCTCTCCTATAGAGATCACCCGCTTCCAGCAGACGGCCTTGTTTTTCGTATAAAGCTCCAAGCTCCAGCAGTAGGGATACCTTCTGAGGCTCCTGGTACAGCTGCTTTTGCAGCCGCTCCTCCTCATGCTTAAGCAAATGGGGGTTTATCCGAATCAACTTGCCCGTCGAAGTTCTTGGAAGCTTGCTTGTCCAAAAAAACCTTCTCGGCACTTTATAATCGGCCATCTGCTCTCGGCACCATTCCAGCAAGCTGGATTCCTGTAATGACTCCTGCAGCTCGACATGAGCTTCAATAATCTCGTTGTCCTCTGACAAACAGACCAGCGCATCTCGGATTTTGGGGTGATGCTTCAGCTTAAGCTCGATCTCCTGGAGGTTCACTTTAAGTCCGCCGATAATCTTAATACTGTCAGTTCGCCCAGCTAAATATAAAAGCTGCTCCTCGTTTATGGAGCCCGTATCCGATGTATTGAACCATCCCTCGCTCCATCTTTCGTTCACGATGCGAGGCAGATAGGGAGATTCCGGCAATGCCGCCAGCACTTCATTGTTCTTAATCCGCAAGCTTACTCCCGGCAGTAGGCGACCAACACTCTCCGGATTTTTGCCATCCCAGTCCATGGTTAGCACGCCAGTCTCGCTCGTCCCGTATTGCTGGCCGATCCTGACTCCAAATCTATCGTGAAAAGCTTGATACACCTCTAGAGAGAGCGCTTCCCCTGCGGAAATAGCATGCTTAAGCTCAGGGAGCGACTCCGTCCCGGGCACCTGTCCTAATAATTTATAGTGGAATGGCACGCCATACATCACCGAAATTTTTTCCTCCCGAAGTGTCTGAAGGATGGATTGGCTTTGGTGACTTCGCGGAAAATATAAGCAAGCCCCTGTGAATAACGTCAGCAGCAATCCATTAAGCAAACCAAATGTATGCGTAAGCGGAGACAAGGCCAACACACGATCATCGCGTGATAGTAAAGGTTCAGCTGTCAATTTATGCAAATCGCCAAGAATCGCTTCTGCTGTTCTACCGATTGCTTTCGGCTTGCCCGTAGAGCCTGATGTGAACAATTGAAGCACGTTTTCGGGCTCGCAGTCCTTACTATGCTGGAGCTTCACGATTTCGAAGGAAACTTCTTCAGTAAAGCTTGCTAGCGGATGACTCTGATCGGCTGAGCAAATATGATAGTGTGGACCATATTCCTGGAGCAGCGCCTCGGTTTCCGTCCGTTTCAAACGGCTGTCCAGCAGCATCGCCTGAGCCCCTTGCTTCCATATGGCAAATAATAAATAAACAAAGGTCAGGGAGCTTTTGACTTGCAGTGCAATGAGATCCCCTTCCTTAACGCCTGCTTCCGACAGCCGCAGCCGTCCACTTTCGATTTCCTCGAAAAGCTGTCCATACGTTACGGAAGAAGAAAATTTCATGGCCAATCGAGAGGGCTCTGCTGTGTTTGAAATCAACGCCTGATAGAATGCTTGCTTATTGACTGAGCTTAATAGCATGGCAGCCTCCTCCGAATTCATAATCGTAGATAATAACCGGGGTGGCTACTTCTCTTTTTTTCAATTGATCGACGGCTATAACCAAATCCACTAGCCCTTGATTGCCGGCAAACGGTCGTACAGGCAGCTCGGTACCTAAAGGCTCAGTCAAGCTTTCGACTGCTTCAATATAGATATAAGGCTCCTCGTCAGTATCTGAAAAAACATCTCCCTCGACGCTCTCTAGTAAGAGAGAGATGGCATGATCGCATGATCGCAAAGACGGCTCTGAAGGAGCAAGCTCCGCAAGCAGTTCGTCAGAGCGGCTGCTTTGCAGCTCCACACCAATGACCAGTACCTGCTCAACATCTGGTTGATCCATGTAGATAGCAGCTAGATCGAGCAAGGAGACAAGTCCATTCCCGAAGTGGCTGATCGCTGATATCATACCGGTAAAGCCAAATGGTTTGGAAGCGTAGCCAAGAATAGAATTAGGAACAGATTGATAGAACAATAAAGGATTATGGACTTTGCCTTGCAGCAAATTCTGACTTGCCCGATCTGCAGTAGCCGTATCGCCAAATGCACTGCCGAGTAGAATCGCCAGCTTCTGATGCGAGCGAATCATCCCCGAATCCACATGTTTTTTCAAAATCTGATACACCATGGGATTGAAGGCGGATTCAATAAATCCGGGGACGGGTTCTATGTCAATCGACCGGCTTGGTTCTTCCGCCGCTCTAAGCATATCCGAGTAATCAGCAAGACCTTCGATGGAATGCCCCCATGGACCTAAGCATTCAGTCGCTGTCACCTTCAGCATAAATTATCCCCCCTCCACCCATTTTTGTAGAACAATCGCCGTATTGTTGCCTCCGAAGGATGCATTTAAATTAATAATCTTGTTCAGTTGATTCTTCCTTGGAGAATTCGGTACATAGTCCAAGTCACAATGGGGATCCTGCTGTTCATAGCCCACTGTGGGCGGAATCGTATTGTGCTTCATCGCCAAGATAGAAAGAGCCGTCTCAACCGCTCCAGTGCCTTCCAGAATATGTCCCGTCATCGTCTTCGTCGATGAGATCGGTGTATCATAAGCCTTTGCACCAAATGCTTGCTTGATCGCCGCCGTTTCTGCACGGTCATTAAGAGGAGTCCCCGTTCCATGAGCATGAATATAATCTATTTCTTCCTTTTGAATAGAGGCTGCGGCCAATGCCCTCTCAATGGCAAGTGCCATGCCGGTTCCATCAGGGTGAGGCTGGCACACATGGAAGGCATCGCAGGATAACCCCCAGCCAAGTATTTCGGCCAAAATCGTAGCTCCGCGCTTCTGGGCATGCTCCAGACTTTCGAGCAGAAGCATAGCGCCGCCATCCCCGAGCAGCATGCCTGATCGATTGGACGAAAATGCCCTTACGCGACCGTCCGAAGCAAAGGTGCGGCCTGAATTAAACTTCGCAAACATCTCCTCCGTTACAAGAGAATATCCGCCGCAAAGTGCTGTTTCCGATTGTCCTCTATTAATAATCTCGTAAGCGACGCCTATTGCGTTGCTGGATGCAATACAAGCATT
This genomic window contains:
- a CDS encoding beta-ketoacyl-[acyl-carrier-protein] synthase family protein, coding for MRNRVVVTGIGIMVPNGFGEEAVKRSVLAGEHLFRPVTRFDSTPFRSAFAAESDFKGSLLELGLRLAEEAVASSGINDLSESSIVLGLQGDYNALQQYWRLKSSGQQSVIPISEFLPSYHLKVLADLYRVKGHRKKISLNNACIASSNAIGVAYEIINRGQSETALCGGYSLVTEEMFAKFNSGRTFASDGRVRAFSSNRSGMLLGDGGAMLLLESLEHAQKRGATILAEILGWGLSCDAFHVCQPHPDGTGMALAIERALAAASIQKEEIDYIHAHGTGTPLNDRAETAAIKQAFGAKAYDTPISSTKTMTGHILEGTGAVETALSILAMKHNTIPPTVGYEQQDPHCDLDYVPNSPRKNQLNKIINLNASFGGNNTAIVLQKWVEGG
- a CDS encoding phosphocholine cytidylyltransferase family protein produces the protein MKAILLAAGRGSRLGSHTLHEPKCRTMLLGKRLIDRQLEALREASIRDIAIVRGYMAGRIQVAGATYFENREWEQTNMLTSLCCASDWLEREPCIVSYTDIVYTSDVIELMLRADEDDDIVIPYNINWLPLWEDRFLNPLSDAETFRLGSDSRVIEIGGRPTSLQEVEGQFMGLLRISPKGWLMIQQFLSLQDQSLVERMDLTALLAGLIEQGIAIKAIPYRGLWLEVDHESDLLLYENKYGDRL
- a CDS encoding AMP-binding protein, which codes for MLLSSVNKQAFYQALISNTAEPSRLAMKFSSSVTYGQLFEEIESGRLRLSEAGVKEGDLIALQVKSSLTFVYLLFAIWKQGAQAMLLDSRLKRTETEALLQEYGPHYHICSADQSHPLASFTEEVSFEIVKLQHSKDCEPENVLQLFTSGSTGKPKAIGRTAEAILGDLHKLTAEPLLSRDDRVLALSPLTHTFGLLNGLLLTLFTGACLYFPRSHQSQSILQTLREEKISVMYGVPFHYKLLGQVPGTESLPELKHAISAGEALSLEVYQAFHDRFGVRIGQQYGTSETGVLTMDWDGKNPESVGRLLPGVSLRIKNNEVLAALPESPYLPRIVNERWSEGWFNTSDTGSINEEQLLYLAGRTDSIKIIGGLKVNLQEIELKLKHHPKIRDALVCLSEDNEIIEAHVELQESLQESSLLEWCREQMADYKVPRRFFWTSKLPRTSTGKLIRINPHLLKHEEERLQKQLYQEPQKVSLLLELGALYEKQGRLLEAGDLYRRAKRSTVSSETRLRIEEDLTRIHILMERAAFTKRDYAASLNKVVSIYCYGRSGTHLMKSLLDGHPNIILTMLNGMEIFKLWQSTIKPSEGSMDKEEIVEAIFQTFPDEFNEGCILEEPKQNGMCALGEGRDQIFTIERIRFKKEFLEITETSDLMDRTFFYQAVQLAASCALGRAYDFTSELPVIIEGGIHFATSVAETEQLIELFPYAKLFHMIRNPVIAFASALNYQLHAGKASIYNLCFQLQALFHGIPVAARWADRTYLVKLEDLHVKPEATLELICKHLGIEWNESLLHSTFGGMKWWNSLSSEVVSGFNTRTISKSYDELLSSFDKFRLESMLRIKYQAWGYSGHDYYNYDNLRELLAFPFKFEKQYGEFLENPAIIRTMVHRLCMKLLAEEHELGDTDRLEYQVQLLSERQVENAVR
- a CDS encoding PEP/pyruvate-binding domain-containing protein — its product is MILFGTKSETLERLERLVKCAIVLPQLQFTAYEWRYQQSEVLESLKQLSWSGAPLIVRSSAAWEDGTTASYAGCYDSVLNVNGESEVIQAVNRVLASYQDEDPVHHVFIQPMLPDVAISGVAFGVNPNNGGNYIVINYDDVSGATDAVTSGTTNHLKTYHYFRGSPLPAGRTLGQVIDLMDELEQIFGTPRLDIEFAVDKAGKLYLFQVRPLLLTCELASLDQQFAILKRIYDKVGQGQARQPYLYGHKTVYGVMPDWNPAEIIGIRPRPLALSLYKELVTDSIWAYQRSQYGYKNVRSFPLLIDLGGFPYIDVRVSFNSFLPKELDAELSEKLLNYYMQSLIDNPQNHDKVEFEIIFSCFTFDLDTRLEILYEHGFTKPELKQLSLCLKDLTNHIVCTENGLLQNDLSKINELEARRSELLASSIDKVSKIYWLLEDCKRYGTLPFAGLARGGFVAVQMLRSLVSIGILSESDYHRYMSSLETVSTQISIDYAQLAMDDFLAKYGHLRPGTYEICSLRYDEAPEQYFEFSSSRELDRDRVIEKPSFTLSLAQYKRIQALLIEHGLLDGNVLGLFDFFKTAIEGREYSKFVFTKSLSEAIRLFGQLAEEYGISKEEASFANIEVIKRAYESDCDIQGLLLDSVRAGRQRYEATLQLELPPLITEPSNVWLFSQPELEPNFITMNQVTSKIAFSNEDHESLRGSILFLPSADPGYDWIFSKGIAGLVTMYGGVNSHMAIRAGELSIPAVIGVGENLYNHYGNAKVLAIDCAGKNMRIIQ
- a CDS encoding gamma-glutamyl-gamma-aminobutyrate hydrolase family protein (Members of this family of hydrolases with an active site Cys residue belong to MEROPS family C26.); this translates as MIMIGITMRVEEVASRGERRDAIDQSWINLLANCGYMPILLPNHLPTVQEMIRSLPIRGVIMTGGNDLLTYGGSSPERDEVERFLIQYACDSGKPLLGVCRGMQMLQDFWGIELERIEGHVAVHHAVHTNEGSLSKNSYHCYGSRKTVEKLVVTARAADGIIEAVMHKHASIKGIMWHPEREMPFEPSDMSMIKHLFGGE
- a CDS encoding class I SAM-dependent methyltransferase, translated to MNKMMHGDFTLLAKQYVNRPGYSEDILHALMSHTGAASEGFVTADVGAGTGKLTEILAKLGMRGVAVEPNDAMREEGIRLDTCNKQFAWQKGFAEETGLANDSVNWVFMASSFHWTDQKQALSEFHRILKEGGHFTALWNPRDIERNELQQQIESIVRHYVPDLKRVSSGSQSHMSGVEEALLSTGHFGRLIFMEAPHTVVMTKERYLNAWRSVNDIQVQAGQILFEKIMDEISLCLSQIDEIEVPYKTRAWTVQAI